The region CCAGGCGGCCATGCGCGTCGTGCTCGACGAGGACCCGGAGCTCAAGGAAGCCTATGTCCGCTCGTAGGGGAGGGACTGACTGATGGGCGAATTCGCCGTCCTCGATACGCTGACCCTGATCGCCGCTGCGGATCTGAGCGCCAGCCAGTACACCCTGGTCCGCCTCTCGGCCGCCCGGGCCTGTAACGTCGCCAGCCTCGCGACCGACAGCGCGCTGGTCGGCGTGCTCCAGAACAAGCCGAAGTCGGGCGAGAACGCGACGGTCGGCTACCTCGGCAAGACGAAGGTCGTCGCCGGCGCCGCGATCACCGTCGGCGCCATTCTCTCGACCGACAGCAGCGGGCATGCGATCACCGTCGTGTCCGGCGCCGTGGCGTTCGGGCGGGCCCTGGAAGCGGCGGGCGCCGCCGACCAGATCATCACCGCCATCATGTACGCGCCCACGCGTTGGGCGGGCGCCCCGTGAAGGAGACAACGATGAGGCGAATGGCCGGCCGGTTCTCGATCGCGACCCTGCGCGCGGTCGTCGTATCGCTCCTGAGCCACGTGGACGTGGCCACCAAGGCGCTCGCGGACCGTCTGCAGCGCATGAAGGAGGCCCACAGCCTCGGGCTCACGCTCTTCGATGCATTCCGTTTCTCCGGGATGCGGCCGATCTGCGGCGGTGCCGTCGGCGCGGCCTCCGGGCGCGACGCGCATCTGGACGTGCCATTGACGAACATCGCCGTCGCCGCCTTCGCCTCGGGCATCGATGGCTACATCGGCACCCAGCTCTTCCCGGCGGTGCCCGTGGACAAGCAGTCGAATAAGTACTACATCATCGATCCCGACTCCTGGCTGCGCGTGCCGGATACGAGCCGCGCGCCCAAGACTCGGCCGAACCGGATCGAGTTCAAGGTGTCGTGCGACGCCTACTTCGCCCAGAACTTCGCCCTCGCCGGCGAGATCGCGCAAGAGGATCTGACGAACACCGACATGGCGCTGCAGATCCGGGAGAACACCGCCAACATCGTCCTGCAGTCGCTCATCCAGGACTTCGAGGTCCGCCTGGCCAACCTCGTGACCTCGTCCACGAACGTGGGATCAGGCGTCACCGTGTCCAGCAAGTGGAGCGATCTCACCAACTCCAATCCGCTTGTCGATGTCACGACCGCCATCGCCTTCATCCGGCAGACGACCGGCCTGATGCCGAACACGCTCGTCGTCGACGAGGATACGTTCCAGGTCCTCCGGCGCCACTCCAAGCTGATCGAGCTCTACAAGTACACCTCGGGCGGTCTCCTGAACGACGAGCAGATCGCGGCGGCCATGGGCGTCCAGAAGATTCTGCATGGTCGCGGCGTGATAAACAACGCCAAGGAAGGCCAGGCCGCCTCCATGACCAATATCTGGGGCAACAACGCGCTCCTCTGCTACGTCCAGCCCGGCGTGTCGCTGATGACCCAGACCCTCGGTCTGGCGTTTCGCTGGAAGCCGGATCTGATCCCCGCGCCGCTCGCGATGTTCCGCTACAACGACCCGGACCCCGGGAAAAAGATCGAGGTGGTCGAGGCCTCCTACTACCAGGCGGAGAAGGTCATCGCCAAGAACCTCGGCTATCTGATGGTGGCGCCGCGGTAATGGTCCGGGTCTTCACCAAGGACACCGGCGGATACAAGGTCGGCGATGCCAGCCCCGACAACTGGTCGGACCCGCAGTGGGAGTCGTTCCAGCGCGTGCACGGCCCCCTGGAGAACTTTTCGGTGACAGCCGAGGAGGCGCAGCGGGTCGGCGCCGAGACGATCGCAGCCAGGGGCCAGCGCCGGCGCCAGTAGC is a window of Candidatus Methylomirabilota bacterium DNA encoding:
- a CDS encoding capsid cement protein, whose product is MGEFAVLDTLTLIAAADLSASQYTLVRLSAARACNVASLATDSALVGVLQNKPKSGENATVGYLGKTKVVAGAAITVGAILSTDSSGHAITVVSGAVAFGRALEAAGAADQIITAIMYAPTRWAGAP